Within the Flavobacterium sp. N502536 genome, the region CTTTCAATTTCCGGAATGGTGTCTAAAGCGGTAAAATTACTTTTACGCAAAAGTACATTTCCGTTTTCTGTTCGGGCTAATTTTGCGAGTGAACCATATTTACTAAGCCATTCTAAAGGAATCAGAAAGTAGTTTCCGTCAGGCAGTAAAAAGAGTCTTTCCTTGCTTTTTATGTTTGGAATGATTTCGCTAAAGTTGATGGTATAATCCCCAATAGAAATGATGATTTTAATATCAAACCAATCTTCTTTTGTTTCTTCTTTTGAAGTCGTAACCGTATGATTTTTTGTAATGATCTCTTTGCTTTCCAGTTTCAAGTTCTGGATAATAAACCCTGAATTTTCTAACTCTTCTTTGCGATCAATAACAAATTGAATATTAGAATAAGGATCATGAATTTCAGTATCTGAATTCAATCCGAATAACTCGTTTTTGATTTTTATTAAACCAATTTCCAGTAATTTATTTGTATATAAAACTTCATCAGTACTTCGTTTAAACTGAATTATTTTGGGCTCATTTGGAATGCTAAAATCGACAAATGAATGTGTTTTTTTTGTTTTACTGGCGTCAAATAAATAGCCGTTATACTCAAAATAAAGGTTGAGGTAATAACAGTTTTTAAAGAAATCATAAACAGGTTGAATCGTGCATGAAATAATTTTGTCACGACTTTCAATTTCAAAACCAGTCGCTTCAATATCGATTTTTTTGGCTATTTCAGGAATGAAATTCTTAAAATAATTGTCCACTAATTTTGAAGGTATTTCGATTGATTTTTTCTTTAAAAAAGGAGAAAGTTTTTTAGCATTAAGTTCTTTCAAACGTCCTAATTTTTTATCGATAATCAACCAGCCCGGTTCGTCCAAAAGAATATCTGTACTTTTATCCATTGGTAGAAATGTGGTTTCGTCTTCTTTTAAAGATAAAGTATAAGTAATGCCTTCGGCGTGTTTGTCAAATTGAATTTGAGGTTCAAACTCTAACGGATTTGTGTCGACTCTCCAGCGATAAAAATCCTTTTCGGCACTCATATTAGCAGAGAATGGAAATTGCTCTTTTACAATTAGATGGTAAAAGGATTCTAAGTTAAATTTTAAATGCTGACGAATGGCAAATTCAATTTTGGAATCTTTTTGTAAATCAGCAATTGTTTTAGCCGATTTGATTTTGGCGCTAAATTTCCTGAAAATAAAATCAGGCTTTAAAGAGTCACAAGCCGTCAGTATTTTTTTTGTATTGGAATCTAAATTTTCAAAAAGAACTCCAAAACTTTCAAGTACATCTGCACTCGCTTTTTTTTCTAGATATTTAATGTCATCGGTATTCTCAATGATATAGGCTGTTGGGATATATACATTCAGGTTTTTTTCAAAACTGATGTCAAAGCAAAACTGAAATGATTTTGTAGGTTCCAAGATTTAGGGATTTGGTTGGCTTATAATTTAGAGAGTGGGCAAAAAAATAAAGAGTTTTCAAAATATCAATAATTTGAAAACTCTTTTTAAATGAACTTGTATCACTTATAGGGTGAAAGAATTAGTTTTCCTGTTTAAAGCAAAGCGGAATGATTTCGCCTTTTGCCAAACAATATTTTTCTACCAGTTCAGGTGAAATTTTATGGGTATAGTCTTCTTCGATTACGATAAAACCGATACTTCTTAATTTATCAAAATAATCACGGCCGTAAATGCGCACGTGATCGTACTGGCCAAATATTCTCGCACGTTCTTTTTGATCGGTGATGGTATCGTCGGCAAAAGTAACTGCTCTGGATAAGTCCTGCGGAATTTGAAGAATCGCCATTCCGCCCGGTTTTAAAACGCGATATAATTCACGCATCGCTTTTGTGTCATCCGGAATATGCTCTAAAACGTGATTACACAAGATAACATCGTATTCATTGTCTTTAAAAGGCAAGTTACAAATGTCTGCTTTTACATCTGCCAAAGGCGAAAATAAATCAGTTGTAGTATAATCCAGGTTTTTCTGCTTGCGGAATCTTTTGTAAAAAGCCTGTTCCGGAGCAAAATGAAGTACTTTTTTTGGTGCTGTAAAAAAATCAGTTTGATCGTTTAAATACAGCCAAAGCAAACGGTGTCTCTCTAATGAAAGTGTACTTGGCGAAAGCACATTATTACGTTGTTTTCCGTATCCG harbors:
- a CDS encoding class I SAM-dependent methyltransferase → MKKLFKLVLNTIPRPLLIRLSYVARPILALSLKGSKYTDPIDGKSFRSFLPYGYGKQRNNVLSPSTLSLERHRLLWLYLNDQTDFFTAPKKVLHFAPEQAFYKRFRKQKNLDYTTTDLFSPLADVKADICNLPFKDNEYDVILCNHVLEHIPDDTKAMRELYRVLKPGGMAILQIPQDLSRAVTFADDTITDQKERARIFGQYDHVRIYGRDYFDKLRSIGFIVIEEDYTHKISPELVEKYCLAKGEIIPLCFKQEN